In Ipomoea triloba cultivar NCNSP0323 chromosome 7, ASM357664v1, a single genomic region encodes these proteins:
- the LOC116026173 gene encoding KH domain-containing protein At3g08620-like: MSNLYHQNVNFSPARAVSPHIDSQYLTELLAERQKLAPFTQILPVCSRLLNQEILRVSGMIPNQGFNDFDRLHRGSPRPMASLDMMQDIGGKGLGGWNSLQQERLSGPQGMPIDWQAASGSPSSLIAKRVLRLDIPVDRYPNYNFVGRLLGPRGNSLKRVEASTGCRVFIRGKGSIKDPDKEESLRGRPGYEHLNDPLHVLVEAELPINIVDSQLKQAREIIEELLKPVDESQDLYKRQQLRELALLNNSFREESPQPRGSLSPFGSTGMKRAKTDA; the protein is encoded by the exons ATGTCTAATCTATACCATCAGAACGTGAATTTCTCTCCTGCCAGAGCTGTTTCCCCGCATATTGATAG TCAGTACTTGACAGAGCTTTTAGCAGAGCGGCAGAAGCTTGCGCCCTTCACGCAAATTCTTCCCGTATGCAGTCGACTATTGAATCAAG AAATTCTCAGAGTTTCTGGGATGATCCCCAACCAAGGATTTAATGACTTCGACCGATTGCACCGTGGAAGCCCGAGACCTATGGCGTCTCTTGACATGATGCAGGATATTGGAGGGAAAGGTTTAGGTGGCTGGAACAGCCTTCAACAGGAG AGACTCAGTGGACCACAAGGAATGCCTATTGATTGGCAAGCAGCATCAGGAAGCCCAAGTTCGTTAATTGCAAAGAGGGTCTTGCGCTTGGATATACCAGTTGATAGATATCCAAAT TACAACTTTGTTGGCAGACTTTTAGGCCCTCGTGGTAATTCTTTGAAGCGAGTGGAGGCTTCTACTGGGTGCCGTGTATTTATTAGAGGAAAGGGCTCAATAAAAGACCCTGACAAG GAGGAGAGCCTAAGGGGACGGCCAGGTTATGAGCACCTAAATGATCCCCTGCATGTTTTGGTTGAGGCAGAGCTACCAATCAATATTGTTGATTCACAGCTGAAACAAGCCAGGGAAATTATTGAAGAACTGCTCAAACCTGTG GATGAGTCGCAGGACCTGTACAAGAGACAACAGCTTAGGGAGCTTGCTTTGCTGAACAACAGTTTCAGAGAAGAGAGCCCCCAACCAAGGGGCAGTTTATCTCCTTTTGGCTCCACAGGAATGAAGCGTGCTAAAACTG ATGCATGA